The following are encoded in a window of Esox lucius isolate fEsoLuc1 chromosome 14, fEsoLuc1.pri, whole genome shotgun sequence genomic DNA:
- the ciz1a gene encoding cdkn1a interacting zinc finger protein 1a, whose protein sequence is MFNPHHQQQHHHQQQQQQQQFHHHLRQLQQLFQHQPPPPPPPPPPPQPPPSHHVPHHHHHHHHQGGRAMTVTAPAPPPPRMVNLAAQATIMAPNPMLQGALLMQQMQGSMRGFAAMSGQQFTQFFAAGARSSLLGPVPMGVAIKTPHMGFPARHYHPHARYYNNDYASRQPDRKRANEQRASGSTDGQPAASGTAEDSSDKALKDGRVGGPDGQAQPSVQAEPEEPVLKKQRTEGLEGTAEQPAETDSVLTTAQYKRPTESQPGVCVILHEGGSMAGPEAAEALEESRAAQVQSEMSAMPASEPLSAESQAFTPCLDMAEGTAAQETSEGGQEEATAAPGLLAEGQEEGGDAANKFYCYICNITCHNQQIFQSHMNGLAHQQRMMEIQHMSNACLVTLLPRVQESLQGGRRDASSFRDGEKRPGLQRWCATCQIHFTCPVMEHRKTREHKLFSRASSPSCTVCKRDFRSPRLFLEHMQSQEHKLRVDKLREEGGPDSLAELVAMDTHGCCVADGEEEEEEEEEGDEDEDDREDGGEGSAHGKEPWPTQMEVALLEDVAEDEEYDPDTVYGSSFVVPMAGFLCRLCQRFYHFESAARQSHCKSLQHFENLKKYRALRSQKESQVEPTPANMDGEAECDSNHTVSDSKRLSPELLTSPSLLRPTMSTPIPRPSRCCTEPQENAPSASCLSQQDPTTTSSSPTTSSPEGTAAEASPEQQSPVGPEDKEETPNPDLAPEDESGLVTAEMEEAEAAAPEEKTGKGKAKGSSKRRYGRTTRRR, encoded by the exons ATGTTTAACCCACATCACCAGCAGCAGCATCACCAccagcagcaacaacagcagcaacagTTTCACCATCACCTGCGACAGCTTCAGCAACTGTTCCAGCATCAGCCCCCTCCACCGCCACCACCTCCACCGCCACCACAGCCACCTCCATCACACCATGTtccccatcaccaccaccaccaccaccaccaaggaGGACG CGCCATGACTGTAACAGCTCCTGCTCCGCCTCCTCCCCGTATGGTCAACCTGGCTGCCCAGGCCACCATCATGGCCCCCAACCCAATGTTACAGGGAGCTCTACTGATGCAGCAGATGCAAG GAAGCATGCGGGGGTTTGCAGCAATGAGTGGGCAGCAGTTCACACAGTTCTTTGCTGCTGGAGCCCGGTCCTCACTTCTGGGGCCTGTACCCATGGGTGTGGCCATCAAGACCCCCCATATGGGCTTCCCTGCCCGACACTACCACCCCCACGCCCGCTACTACAACAAT GACTATGCTTCACGGCAGCCTGATAGGAAGAGGGCCAACGAGCAGAGAGCCTCAGGGAGCACAGATGGCCAACCAGCAGCCAGCGGGACAGCGGAGGATAGCAGTGACAAGGCTCTGAAAG ATGGACGTGTGGGAGGGCCAGATGGACAGGCACAGCCCTCTGTCCAAGCAGAACCTGAGGAGCCAGTACTGAAGAAGCAGAGGACAGAGGG GTTAGAGGGGACCGCGGAGCAGCCTGCTGAGACTGACAGTGTCCTGACTACAGCACAGTATAAAAGGCCAACAGAAAGTCAGCCTGGAG TCTGTGTCATCCTCCATGAGGGGGGGAGCATGGCCGGACCAGAGGCTGCTGAGGCCCTGGAGGAGAGCAGAGCTGCCCAG GTCCAAAGTGAAATGTCGGCCATGCCAGCCTCCGAGCCGCTGAGTGCTGAGAGCCAGGCTTTCACTCCATGTTTGGACATGGCAGAAGGCACCGCTGCCCAAGAGACATCAGAAGGAGGGCAGGAAGAAGCCACAGCTGCTCCAGGGTTATTGGCAGAAgggcaggaggaggggggagatgCTGCCAACAAGTTCTATTGCTACATCTGCAATATCACCTGTCACAACCAGCAG ATATTCCAGAGTCACATGAATGGCCTAGCCCACCAGCAGAGGATGATGGAGATCCAACACATGTCCAATGCCTGTCTGGTCACTCTGCTGCCCCGCGTCCAGGAGTCACTACAGGGTGGTCGCCGGGACGCCTCCTCCTTCAGGGACGG TGAGAAGAGACCTGGTCTGCAGCGTTGGTGTGCTACCTGCCAAATCCACTTCACTTGTCCAGTCATGGAGCACCGCAAGACCAGGGAGCACAAGCTGTTCAGCCGCGCCTCCAGCCCCTCCTGCACTGTCTGTAAGAGGGACTTCAGGAGCCCACGCCTGTTCCTGGAGCACATGCAGTCCCAGGAGCACAAACTGAGAGTGGATAAG CTCCGGGAGGAGGGAGGGCCAGACTCACTGGCTGAACTGGTTGCCATGGACACACATGGCTGCTGTGTAGCTGatggagaagaagaggaggaggaggaggaagagggggatgaGGATGAAGATGACCGGGAAGATGGTGGAGAAGGCAGCGCCCACGGAAAG GAGCCCTGGCCGACCCAGATGGAGGTGGCTTTACTGGAGGACGTGGCGGAAGACGAGGAGTATGACCCAGACACAGTGTATG GTTCTAGTTTTGTGGTTCCCATGGCTGGGTTCCTTTGTAGACTCTGCCAGCGGTTCTATCACTTTGAGTCGGCAGCCCGCCAGTCTCACTGCAAGTCGCTCCAACACTTTGAGAACCTCAAG AAGTACAGGGCCTTGCGTAGCCAGAAGGAAAGCCAGGTGGAACCTACTCCCGCAAACATGGATGGAGAGGCAGAGTGTGACAGTAATCACACAGTCTCCGATTCAAAACGCCTGTCCCCAGAGCTCCTCACCAGCCCTTCCTTACTCCGCCCCACCATGTCCACACCCATACCGAGGCCATCGAGGTGCTGCACCGAACCCCAGGAGAACGCTCCCTCAGCCTCGTGTTTATCCCAGCAggaccccaccaccaccagcagcagcccCACCACCAGCAGCCCTGAGGGGACCGCTGCCGAAGCCTCCCCAGAGCAGCAGAGCCCAGTAGGGCCAGAGGACAAGGAGGAAACGCCAAACCCAGACCTAGCACCAGAGGACGAGTCAGGCTTAGTCACAGCAGAGATGGAAGAAGCAGAGGCGGCTGCTCCGGAGGAGAAGACTGGCAAAGGGAAGGCAAAGGGCTCGTCCAAAAGGAGGTATGGGAGGACAACACGGAGACGGTGA